The sequence TGAATGTGTACAGTGTTTTCATATGAATATCTTTAGTTTAtgctttttttccatttcttctcATAGACCCTTTTGGAAGCATTGACTGTTGCTATTACAGGTAAACAAACGCTAGTCATTCTAATACTGCCTGTTGATTTCAGACAGAAATAGGGAAAGGAATCGGACATGTTGCACCCATTGCTGTTTAAAACTGCCAGATGTGACCTGACCGGTGACAGAGCTCTTATTTTGGATTTGCACACATGATTTCAACATGTGTAGCAAAGTcttgggagcagagggaggaaaTCAGATTGTCATCCTTTCTTCCTATTAAATAGAAGTTCTATATTTGCTTTGTATCCCTATGACTTGACTGTTAAAGAGTAGGAGAAAAGATACCACTTTCCCATTGCAGGGATGGGATTAGTACCCTGTCttccctctctgctcttggatctggctttccttgcacaagtctgaaaatgttttttaGCACAGGTACAAAAGATTTGACGTGTCCATTTAAGAAAGCTAACCCTATACCAAAAATGTTAAGAACCAGCAAATGTAGAAGCATATGGTACGCGCGTACTGTATATATCAGTCTCAAGATTGTGAGGTcaaatctaaccagctttctcaCACTGACAATCTATAAATACAAAAAACTCATCACAATGTTTATTTATATGCACAGCAtactatttttaaataattgactTTTTTCTGTTTACAGTGACTTTCTATGATGTATCAGTTGTCTTACAAGCTTTTATTCTGACTACTGCTGTGTTTCTTGGGCTGACTGTGTATACTTTGCAGTCCAAGAGAGATTTCAGCAAATTCGGAGCAGGGTAGGTTCCTTTATTGGACTATTTTAAAAGCACAAGTATTACAGATACAGGAATAAAAGCCAGGCCTACAGAAAGCTGAGTTGTGTAATTGATTTAAGGGAATCTTATGGGTGTTCtgagttttaatttttgtttttatataggtCCCTCCTTTGGCAAATAGTTTATTTTGCAGTTGTGCTATTTATGTTAACAATTTTAAAACTATAATGTTACTATTACACTAGCAAactatttatttgcatttttcactgaaatatcAAGGAACTTTCAAATAGCAAATCATTAACGCTAGTTTTCATTGCTACCTGCAACAGAGAGATTGTGAGTGGATGGGAgggggtgtttgtgtgtatttGCATGTATATGCGAATAACTGTTAGAGTATTCAAGGTGTTTTTCTGTGGGATGGAAAAATTTgaagaaaattttgaaataatAGTAATATAGCTAATACACGAATGTCTTTTTTTTCCAGGCTGTTTGCTTGCTTGTGGATTTTCATCCTCTCCAGTCTCTTGAGGGTAAGATATATTGTGTTCAGGACTAGAAGTGATTGTTTGACATAACTAGTAATTGAAACAAAATACTTAACACCTAATTACATATATTTGTAAAAGAATACAATTGTTAGAATAGGACATGCTTGAGAACtcaaaaaataaaagttataCAAATCTTGGAATAGACTTATCAAAAATGCCAAAGTGACTTAGGATCATCAGTCCCATTTTCAATACACTTTGACTTTCAATAAGACCTGggttcctaagtcacttgagTGCTGTTGATAATTTTATCCTTGATCAATAATAAGCCAATGTATCATGTACGTGTCTCCAATTGGCTAACTATAAAGGGAATTGACTACAAATTAATGTAGTGATGAATTATCTGTAATTAAACTATTAAAACGTACTGTTCAGTCACCATTTTGTAGAAATCTTTCATTTATATTGTAAGACCAAAAGCTGTGGGTATTGCTGATGCAATCTATGAATGTTATTGGCACAGGTTATGTTGTAACCTTTTGACCACATTTTTCAAATTGATTTCTGTAGGATGCTGGTTTTGGCAGTGTAAAATTGGGAGTATGTTTGATTGGGAAAGAACTTAACCAAACTAGATATCTTGATTGACTGGAACCAGGCAGGatggccactttttttttttccttcattgtCCTTCACTATTACTGTCCTGAAAGCAGAGCTTCCTCTGAGGCATTGCTTCTAATGACACAAATTTGGAATGATAGGGAGAGACcagttgttctcaaactgtgggttgggaccccaaagtaggttgggaccccattttaatggggtcgccggGGCCAACATAagcttgctgggacccagggcagaagcccGAACTCCACCCCCACCTAGTGTGGCAGGTCTCAGTCTCCgctcccctcctggggtcatgtagtaaatttttttgtcagaaggggTTCGTGGTGCAatggaagtttgagaacctctgggaTAGACAACATTGAAGGCTCTAGCATACAGCCTGCACTTTTTTGCAGAAAATACGTGTTCAGTTTGTCACTGTCTTACTCCTTCAGTTTGGAGTACTGCAAAAGCAGTGTGCTCAGCCCCTGGACAATACTTTGCATCACCCAGTAGCAACCCCCCCAGCTCATTTAGGCTcttatcctgcaaacacttatgcacatgcttaacttcactaCTGTGAGTAGTCTTACTGAATCAGTAGTATATATGTATGTTTTGAAGTAAATCATATCTAATCCACATCTCCTAGAAGAATGGTGACACTGACCTAAGACCTCAAGGGTGGGGGTGTTAATTTGAGTGGGGAAAACAAAAGTTTGGAATTTTCTCTTCTACTACTGGCTTTTAGCAATATGTATATTCCTGTACAAGGGCAAAGTATTTACAATTGTCTAACTGTAGTTTTGTTTTAATAGTGAAGTGCCTTTGTATAAgaaatttgaacttacaaatgttttCCCTTCTCACGTTATCATTTGGTTATAGCTGTTTTTCTATAGTGAGACAATAGAGCTGTTGTTTGCTGCTGCGGGAGCGCTGCTGTTCTGCGGATTTATCATCTATGACACTCATTTACTGATGCACAGACTGTCCCCGGAAGAGTATATATTGGCTGCCATCAATCTCTACTTAGATATCATCAATCTGTTCCTGCACCTGCTGCGCCTACTAGAagcattaaataaaaaataactgtAGGTGACCTGTAGTGAAACTCCTCCATAAATAGTGAAATGTGGTGTTTAGAGGGTTGAGTCTAAATAGGATTGGTTTTGATTATATACAAACTGCAGTATATTTTGAGATCGAATCTTACTATTTTTCCATTCCATGATTACTGAATCTTTTTCTCAGAAATGAAAGGGTTTTATGTAACTGATGCGTTTCTgctcaaaatatatattttactttaGTTGCACCCTGCAGCCATTTCAGTTACTTTTGTAACGGCTTTATTTTTGACCAGGGTAGTTTTTGATGAAAATGCTTGTCAACTTCTGATAGCCCTAACACGAACAGTTAGAAAATCCCATCATTTTATTTCTGCTATCCTATAATTGTTGCGGATGGTTCCTTTGGAATCATAAATCTATCTGGATAATATAAGATCAAGTCTTTTCATTTTGTTAGTGTATAGTGATATTTTACATAAGCTAAAATTCTCTCATTCTAAAAATGTATATTAGTGGGATCTTGATTTGAAAGACTTGGAATTATTAACTAGTAAAACATAACTACACTTCCTTTAAAAGATTTTAATCTACTCTGGTTTAGAGCTATGAGATTATTTTATTTACCAAGGACAAGTATAAACAGAACAATACACAGTGTTAGATTGCTCAATTATTTATTGCCTATCTTTCAGCTGTTGATTAACATAAACATAATTGAAAGATGGAATGTGGTTTTGCACATATAAAAATGTTGAGTCTGCATAGAATTGTGAATGTTTGCATGCATTAAAATTGGAAAATCTTAACCCTAAAATCTGTTCATCTAGCTGTACGGATTGGAGAGCTCCAAAGATCAGATAGTGGAGAGAACTAAAAATGTAAACCATTGCTTAGCAGCAGCTCTTGttacttgggagacctgggttctggtGTGAATGTGGGTTGTGTTTTCCAGGCTGGTGAAATTTTGGAAAGCCAGTGAGGGCAAAATAAGAGGAGGCAAAGTGAAAGTTGTTCTTAGCAATAAAGAACTGGGATAGTTTAGGACCAGGTATGCCGTTGGCTTGCCGAGAAGTTGGTCAAGGAGGACGGTCAGTGAATGTTCCACTTGCTCTGGTATTTGAGCTGTATTAAGAACTATAATGAAATTTTAAATGTTCGGTAACAAGATCAGATTCATGAGTCTTTGGAGTTACTTCTACATCGTGTGTGTTTCCTGTTAATTTTGTCTAGAAAATAGCACCTTATTTTCCGTCGGGTTTTATCCGCGAATAAAATGTTGGATGTGTTGAACACGTTTTTTAGTATCTGAATATGATCACTTATGAAACAAATGCGGGAGGACTAATTGAGCCATCCTCCAGTATAGCTAATGTGTACATTTATTAAGGCTGCTGAAGGACCAAGTTCTCCTAGGTATTTTCAACCTGCATCGTTGGGCTTTTTACTAGATAAAGCACTTTCCTCTGAGTAAACTAGTCTCTAATTCAACAGCTCAGATCTGCCTCTGTACTGTGGGGAAAGCAGCAGTGCCTTGCAAACGGTGACCCAATGTCTAGACCCTAGAGACTGTAGAATACAGGGTAATGTGTCAGTTTCTGTAGCTGGTCTCAGAGGGTTAAGTAGCCAccttagtctggatctgtaaaagcagcaaagagtcctgtgacaccttatagactaacagacgtattggagcatgagcttttgtgggtgaatacaaACAGGTGAGTgaattcacccacgaaagcttatgctccaatacctctgttagtctataagatgccccaggactctttgccgctgtTTCCGTAGCTGTGCTGCTTCAAGGCCAGCAGGGGTCTGGCCGCAGGGCTGCTGTTGCCGCACAGCAGCTCCCGGGGAGACAGTGACTGCGGAGGggatccctggccccagccaagGTGGATGCCGCGCCAGCGACGGGCCCCGGCTTCGCGCTGGTCACCACGTGCCCGGCCCCGCGCACACTCCCTTTCGCAGGAGAGGTTTGCTACAACTGCCCCCGCCCCGAACGGGTTAACTCAGCGGCCCACAGGCCGCGGCCcacaggccccgcccccggcttGTGGCTCTATACGTGTACGGGCTCCACCGTACACGTATAGAGCCCCGCCCCGCGGGACTGCGCACGCGCCACACAGACATCGCCCCGCCCCGCGGGACTGCGCACGCGCCACACAGACATCTGAAGGCAGGTGCTGTTGCGCAACTGGCAGTCGGGCGCGTGGGGGAGCCGGCTCCGTGCGACTCTCGGTGAGTGGATTCTGGAGCGCGCGCGCGcggcccccggccccagccccccggTGCCCAGCTGCGGCCCCTGCCCTGTGAAGCGGCCGAGCCCGGCGATCGCGTGCTCCGCCGGGGCCTTccccagtggggggaggggtgcacgcGGCCGCCTGTGAGTGTCGCGGGGCGGTTGTGGGCTGAGACCTGCCTGCTGTAGCGACACCTCCTCCCCGCCGCCGCCGAGCCGCGCCGCGCCCCAGCCCACGGGAGGCGCCCGCTGTTACCTGGGGAAACCCTCGGCGCGCTGGCCGCCCGCGGCCCGGGCGCGGGGTCAGCCCCCGGCTGTGTCCAGCGAGTGGGTGGGGCCGCCTGGAGCCCACCCGCAcctcagcacagggctgggggccgGGCTTCTCCTCGCCCGCTCGgggcccggggctggggctggtcgGGGGGCGAGGGGAAGTGGTGGGTTTACAGGCGAAGCGTCCAGGTTCGGAAGAtaaggtggtggttgttgtttggtcaCCTCTCCCTCATCTCAGCTAAAATCAAAAATGGCCAAGAGTTTAAGGAGTAAATGGAAGAGAAAGATGCGCGctgagaaaaggaagaagaacgcGCCGAAGGAACTCAGCCGATTAAAAAACATCCTGAAAGCAAATGCGGATGTTGTAATGGAGGAGGTTAAAGAAATAGCCACGGTGATCACCCCCGAGAAAGTCAAAGATCAAGGGGGTGAGTTGGGTTTTAATTTTGCTGCGCTATTTGTTGGGCTCCAGAGAAAAACACAGCCCAGGTTCTGAAACCCACAGCTGTGAATCTCTGCTGCGGCTCAGCCCCTTCATGGGTTCAGTTGACTGAGCTCAGTGCACACCCAGGGGGCTCCGTGCGTCCCTCCATTTCTGCCACGAACTCCCTGTGtgcccaccctcccatccccctttaTTTCGTGGACTCCCTGCAACCATTTCCTCTCTCAtgtccctccccaccaccaccacctttctgGTTTTCAAGCCTGGAATGGAGtagcaatgggggtggggaggggaattgcctttttttaaccttgtttttCATTGTAGTTGGTACTAGTGACCCTTCATTTCACCCATCAACACTACAGAAAAGACAGTATCTATAATCCATAGTAGCTCTGAACTGTAATATCATAGTCCATGTTGTTCCTCTCTCCTAACAACATGGTTCCATTACCAGCTCCTGCTCCTAAATTCCATGGGTTTGCACACTCCTTCCCCCATCCAGCAACTAGCTCCTGCTCTCAACAACTGGTACTTGGCTTGGGGAAGAGCATCTGTCCAAATGCACGCTCCAGACCCGCTCCTTTGCTGTGGCAAACAGCATTATTTAGAAGGGATCATCCTGTGTTGCATTTTTTTGGGGCCCGAAGAAATCCCTTATGGAAACTCCTGATACTGAAAAAATTATGGCATGTGTGAAGAGAGATTATATTGGTTACTGTTTGTAAATCTAGTGTTTCTAAGTATCCTGTATGAAGCtgattcaaatatttttattgacTTTTTTGTAAATGCTTTCTTTTTTCAGGCGAAGTTAAGATGGATACAcagattaaaagaaacaaaaagaatcttTTAGACCAATATGGACAGTACCCAGTATGGATGAATCCCAGACAGAGGAAGAAGCTTAAGGCAAAACGTgttaaaggaaaaaacaaatccaAGGTGGCCAAAGGATTAGCATGGTAGCTTTGAAGAAATTTGAAGGGTGGAAAAGAGACTATGTAGAAAACGGAGGCCACCAAAGATTAAGAGTATGTGATCAGGCTGGGTCCAGCTACCAAGTGTAAATTATCATTAAGTCTGGAGACTCTATTAGATCAGAAATTGATGAAAGGGACATCAATTTTATATCtagttaattttaaaagaaaatgagttAAGTGTTTTGCCTGCTTTTGAGTCCCCTGACCGATACTTGTggttgtacattttaaaatatttttctcacttGTTGCTGTGGTGTTCTTGAACACAGGAACAACTGGAGAAACCATGGAACCAACTATGCACTATAGGAGGTAAAATATTTTTAGACAGAAGCATGTTCTGTAAattgacagtatccctttaattTTCCTGTAGAGCTTCTTTTTTTGGAGTTCTGATGTTTGTTTTAATACTGAACTATTAAATTATGAAAACATATTATGTGACTTTATATAGACATTATAAACTGAAATTTGGTTCAAATCAAAACATAGAAAACCCAAACAAGTAAAAATGTTGtcagtgattattttttaaaattccaatagaaaaggttatttttaaacaaacgAACCTTGTGTTAcagtgtttgcaacccaaacattaCAGCACTGAGAAATTGAAAGTAAAATAGACTTAATGGATTTTCATTGTCCATCTGAAAGAATGCAAAGGCAtaaacagtaaaaaaaacaaaaaaaacccccgtAAACTGTACTTTAAACATTTTTGGTACAGTTGTAATATAGGTAAATAAACATGTTGGCAATACACGTGTGATTCTTTTTAAAGTAGACAAATATCTCCTTAATTTGATATTCCTGTATCATAGTTTACAGAGTAGACACAAGATCCCAAGTATCGTGTGATTACAAAGCAAATGCTACATCCAGTTACACATTACATATTGATCGACAGTAGTACATAATGACAGATATGAGAATGTTACCCTATACCTTTATGTTTTTAAGAAAGGCTCTTGTTTAAAAAATGGATATAATTAAGATCCCACTCGTGCAATATGTTGTCCATTGAAGGATCTTTTACCCACAGATCCCCACCCATGTAAAGTGTATTTCAGGACTGGGACCTAAGTATTCTGATTGCCCAATGGTTACATATCGGTATGTGTAATATGTGGTAACTGTGCAACACAAAGGGAATAAGATTTATGCTTTTTAAAGGAAAGAGATACCAGTTTAAGATActatgttaaaaacaaacaaatgttggGCAGCTTGGTGTTATTACTTAAGAAATTTTTCTAGATTCCAAGAGAAATTTTTGTTATTAATGAGTTGTGGAAGGAgggatttcttttccttttcagtgCTCAAGTAAAATCAGGTGAAAAGGTCCTGCAGGATAGAACACTAAATAGACAGAAGTTATTAGGAGGCAATAAGGGAAATGTATGCATAAAATCTATTTGaatattgtcaggtttcagagtaacagccgtgttagtctgtattcgcaaaaagaaaaggagtacttgtggcaccttagagactaaccagtttatttgagcataagctttcgtgagctacagctcacttcatcggatgcatactgtggaaagtgtagaagatctttttacacacacaaagcatggaaaaaatgggtgttaaccttttgtagtggtaaacacccattttttccatgctttgtgtgtgtaaaaagatcttctacactttccacagtatgcatccgatgaagtgagctacagctcacgaaagcttatgctcatataaattggttagtctctaaggtgccacaagtactccttttcttttttgaatattGTGTATTTGTCTGTTTCCTATAATGAGACTTCAAATTTGACCTGGTTACTTAAGTAGATTAAGGTATAAACTTACCCAATATTGTACAGTTAATATATAGTATCCATCTGCTGATTTCATTACAGCTGTCATACTGCAAAACAGAAAATACCACATTTAGTTAAACTATTTGAATATTAAATGTGAAATGTCCTTTAGATTTGAACTATGTTTAAATTGGCTAATAAGGAAGAGAATAtcccatgatttttttaaacaaaagaatcaCCTGTTTACTGAGAAATTAAATAACAGCCACATTGTATTTCTTTACAATTTTCATTCTGTGGCTCACATTCTGTCCTGTATGTGTTTGCCCCATTGAGGTTTAAGGGTTTCTCAGGTGTAAcaagaggacagaatttggctctttctaggaccagcagagggagcccagagTTGTCATGTTTGTTTGCTCTTCTGCAAAAAAGAAAGTAGATAAAATCAGGGTAATTTCAAGCTCCAATATACATGCTTGTGGAAGAGGAATCAACGATTGCTAACTGCTCTAGATTTTATAGAGCTCTTTGTCAATTTCTTTCCTGCTCTGACAGGACCAGAAATGGGGCCATGTTCCAGCTGCTTCCCTGTTTTATTTATCTTGCCAGCTGTGCCCTGGCACTCTCCCTTTAACATCTTCCCCCATGTTCCACCTGAGCCTCTGTTGCTATCACCACAGGTGGGCATGAGCTGGAGGACTGAGCGTTTTTCAGAGGTTCAGTGGTGCCACAGGAAAATCGTCTTACTCTGAAGAGCATCTGCAAAGAATGTGCATGGGGCTGGACATTAATACTGTATAactttattttgcatttacagTCCACATAAACTGTTTTCTTGAACAGCTGTGTTTGTATACACAAAAGCTGTGAGAAGACTTTAATTGTAATAAAGTGAAGGTTTGTTGCAGCACAAGATTTATAATGCATTATACTCTTTTAGATGATGGAAG is a genomic window of Lepidochelys kempii isolate rLepKem1 chromosome 1, rLepKem1.hap2, whole genome shotgun sequence containing:
- the TMBIM4 gene encoding protein lifeguard 4 — its product is MEAAAADPRYPRSSIEDDFNYGSNVASASVHIRMAFLRKVYSILSIQVLLTTVTSAIFLYSTPVQTFVHESPALLLASVLGSLVMILALTLYRHQHPVNLYLLFGFTLLEALTVAITVTFYDVSVVLQAFILTTAVFLGLTVYTLQSKRDFSKFGAGLFACLWIFILSSLLRLFFYSETIELLFAAAGALLFCGFIIYDTHLLMHRLSPEEYILAAINLYLDIINLFLHLLRLLEALNKK
- the LLPH gene encoding protein LLP homolog, whose protein sequence is MAKSLRSKWKRKMRAEKRKKNAPKELSRLKNILKANADVVMEEVKEIATVITPEKVKDQGGEVKMDTQIKRNKKNLLDQYGQYPVWMNPRQRKKLKAKRVKGKNKSKVAKGLAW